One genomic segment of Alkalimarinus alittae includes these proteins:
- a CDS encoding sigma 54-interacting transcriptional regulator, giving the protein MKRVPQILLVDDDVSLLRLLSMRLETENYQVDCVDSGESALQWIAKKRVDLVITDLRMEGIDGLALFGKIQQLQPGLQVIIMTAHGSIPEAVTATQQGVFSFITKPINRDEFLSSIREALQQTSQINEDWRSEIVTNNEAMETLLGQAHQVAQSDVSVLITGPSGTGKELLARAIHKASPRHNKPFIALNCGALPEHLLESELFGHVKGAFTGAISEHTGLFLAADGGTLFLDEIGDMPTTLQVKLLRALQDREVRPVGSVRSIPVDVRILSATHFNLEEAMEHQRFREDLYYRLKVVKLKIPSLAERAEDIPALVRYLLDRKKNVKIKGYSPESMQMLIAAPWPGNIRQLINVVEQTLALATTPIIPVSLVAQALEHQSDYLPSFSDARAEFERNYLNKLMTMTEGHVANAAKIAQRNRTDFYKLLAKYGIEATQFKPNHKG; this is encoded by the coding sequence ATGAAACGAGTCCCTCAAATACTATTAGTGGACGATGACGTCAGTCTGTTAAGGCTCTTATCGATGCGCCTTGAAACCGAAAACTATCAAGTGGATTGTGTTGATAGCGGTGAATCGGCGCTGCAATGGATTGCCAAAAAGCGTGTAGATTTGGTGATAACCGACCTGAGAATGGAAGGTATTGATGGCTTAGCGTTGTTTGGCAAAATTCAGCAACTACAGCCAGGGTTGCAGGTTATTATTATGACGGCTCATGGGTCTATTCCTGAGGCCGTGACGGCCACCCAGCAAGGGGTGTTTAGCTTTATTACCAAGCCGATTAATCGGGATGAGTTTCTATCATCCATTCGAGAGGCTTTGCAGCAAACGTCACAAATAAATGAAGATTGGCGCTCAGAGATCGTAACGAATAATGAGGCGATGGAGACGCTGCTAGGGCAAGCGCACCAAGTGGCTCAAAGTGACGTAAGTGTATTAATTACGGGCCCCAGTGGAACCGGTAAAGAACTATTAGCTCGAGCCATTCATAAGGCTAGCCCTCGACATAACAAGCCGTTTATCGCCCTAAACTGCGGCGCATTGCCTGAGCACTTATTGGAATCTGAACTGTTTGGCCACGTAAAAGGCGCATTCACCGGTGCGATTAGCGAGCACACAGGTCTATTCTTGGCTGCAGATGGGGGTACGCTGTTTCTTGATGAGATAGGCGATATGCCAACCACTTTGCAGGTAAAGCTGCTCAGAGCACTGCAAGACAGAGAAGTACGCCCCGTCGGTAGTGTTCGTTCGATACCGGTTGATGTAAGAATACTCTCTGCAACCCACTTTAACCTCGAAGAGGCTATGGAGCATCAGCGGTTTAGAGAAGATCTTTACTATCGTCTGAAAGTAGTCAAACTGAAAATCCCCTCACTGGCAGAACGTGCAGAAGATATACCTGCCTTAGTACGCTATCTGCTCGACCGTAAAAAGAACGTAAAAATTAAAGGTTACTCACCAGAGTCGATGCAAATGCTGATTGCAGCCCCTTGGCCGGGTAATATTCGACAGCTCATTAATGTCGTTGAGCAAACACTCGCCTTGGCGACAACGCCGATTATACCCGTCTCGTTAGTGGCTCAAGCGCTAGAACATCAATCCGACTATTTGCCATCGTTTAGTGATGCACGAGCTGAGTTTGAACGAAATTATTTGAATAAACTCATGACTATGACAGAAGGCCACGTTGCAAATGCCGCCAAAATTGCACAGCGTAACCGTACTGATTTTTATAAACTGCTCGCAAAATATGGCATAGAAGCGACTCAGTTTAAACCGAATCATAAAGGGTAA
- a CDS encoding AsmA family protein gives MKKLLAIFLLVIVALGGAAYYYLGSLNSIVKEQVEKHGSSALQTTVKVGGVNIKLLDGLGEITGFSIANPKGFSSATAIGFDTVRLDIGTENITEMPIVIEEILIDSVTTLYELDAQGKGNLNVLLDQIKAQSTHTKSESKASADESSSTSDIRIVVKKLVVKDTQLALDLTALGQKRYDETLPTFSIANIGGSEGLPPEQLGQAMGQQILDRIVKQAKAKQKDKLMGQAKEKLLEKLDSKDGEKLKGLLNKFGS, from the coding sequence ATGAAAAAACTACTCGCCATATTTCTATTAGTAATCGTCGCGCTAGGCGGCGCAGCCTATTACTACTTAGGTTCCCTTAACTCGATCGTTAAAGAGCAAGTTGAAAAACATGGCTCTAGTGCGTTACAAACAACCGTTAAGGTGGGTGGTGTTAATATTAAGCTGCTAGATGGTCTGGGCGAAATCACGGGGTTTTCTATCGCCAACCCTAAAGGTTTCAGCTCTGCGACGGCGATTGGGTTTGATACGGTTAGACTCGATATTGGCACTGAAAATATTACTGAAATGCCGATCGTTATTGAAGAGATCTTAATTGACTCCGTAACAACACTTTACGAGCTGGACGCTCAAGGCAAAGGTAATTTGAACGTATTACTTGACCAGATAAAAGCCCAGAGCACTCATACAAAATCTGAATCTAAAGCGTCTGCTGATGAGTCTTCAAGCACATCTGATATTCGCATCGTCGTTAAAAAGCTAGTGGTTAAAGATACACAGCTTGCATTAGACCTAACGGCACTAGGACAAAAAAGATACGATGAAACCCTGCCCACCTTCAGTATTGCTAATATCGGCGGCAGCGAAGGTTTACCACCTGAGCAATTAGGGCAAGCGATGGGTCAACAAATTTTAGATCGTATTGTTAAGCAGGCTAAAGCCAAGCAAAAAGATAAGCTCATGGGTCAAGCTAAAGAGAAGCTATTAGAAAAACTGGACAGTAAAGACGGCGAGAAGTTAAAGGGCTTACTGAATAAATTTGGTAGTTAA
- a CDS encoding EF-hand domain-containing protein, with translation MDIRIAATALVLAFSTGAVAENMAKEALPQASQIEEEFSVLDTDNNGKLTQEEVSISPELASAFVELDADSNGDIDMSEYVQFQSPATAAGVPTPPSEVKATPAQ, from the coding sequence ATGGATATTCGTATAGCCGCTACTGCATTAGTTCTCGCATTTAGCACGGGCGCCGTTGCTGAAAATATGGCAAAAGAAGCGTTACCACAGGCATCTCAAATTGAAGAAGAGTTTTCTGTTCTTGATACAGATAACAACGGAAAGCTAACTCAGGAAGAAGTCAGCATCAGCCCAGAGCTTGCTAGTGCGTTTGTAGAGTTAGACGCAGACAGCAATGGCGATATTGATATGAGCGAGTATGTGCAATTTCAAAGCCCAGCAACTGCAGCAGGTGTTCCAACACCTCCTTCAGAAGTAAAAGCAACACCTGCACAGTAA
- a CDS encoding sensor histidine kinase: MTQLYMQKPVMLFRPRSLLQLVVISFVLVLTPLAALLIQAMQALEDVSMKGRLATLEIVSLAKSSQSLPGTVLDMEHSARQYQVLGDPKLKGIFQVTESRFKADLEGICKEQNAKKLQVLCKTLASSANELIATLSEAPYDSDVYGVALLDFELLTKHTQQLVQETQQLIQQQSEQLATDAASVKSTLLWQGVSLVPLSIAMSILFTFLIIRPIQRLEEIIQQLGSGQEPKKFDVYGPRELNNLGEKLQWLQSRLQALEEQKLRFIRQMSHELKTPLASLREGADLMEEEILGPLTDSQREIVMILQDKGLQLQRIIENLLDFNGLKHQRSILVSQFDLRKLVDEVLREHRLDIQRADLHYCLDGHELMVSADKVKLRTLLGNLISNATYYSLPPSRMWLSWWATEQDLILQIANHGIAIPEEDQARIFLPFEQGRQPRSGTIKGSGIGLSVAKEYALMHGGTLQLVEHPQAEVCFQLQVPLVSKDCTYQMESSYEVDSPYDADSSYVATNADETYLANKVSQDKR; encoded by the coding sequence ATGACTCAGCTATATATGCAGAAACCTGTCATGCTATTTCGTCCACGTTCGTTATTACAATTGGTCGTCATTTCGTTTGTTTTGGTACTGACGCCGTTGGCTGCGCTATTGATACAAGCGATGCAGGCACTTGAAGATGTGTCTATGAAAGGGCGGTTGGCAACACTTGAAATTGTTTCTTTGGCCAAAAGTAGCCAAAGCCTACCCGGTACCGTGCTCGATATGGAGCACTCTGCAAGGCAGTACCAAGTATTAGGTGATCCCAAGCTAAAGGGGATCTTTCAGGTAACAGAGTCACGGTTTAAGGCCGATCTCGAAGGAATCTGCAAAGAACAAAACGCTAAAAAGCTACAGGTACTCTGTAAAACGCTGGCCAGCAGCGCGAATGAGCTAATCGCTACATTAAGCGAAGCGCCTTATGATTCAGACGTTTACGGAGTGGCACTGTTAGACTTTGAATTGCTGACCAAACATACCCAGCAGTTAGTACAAGAAACACAGCAACTTATTCAGCAACAATCAGAGCAGTTGGCGACTGATGCGGCCTCAGTAAAATCAACCTTGCTTTGGCAGGGGGTGAGTTTAGTCCCTCTGAGTATTGCTATGAGCATACTGTTTACGTTTTTGATCATACGTCCAATACAGCGGTTAGAAGAGATTATCCAACAATTAGGTTCGGGTCAGGAACCGAAAAAGTTCGATGTTTATGGGCCTCGAGAGTTAAATAACCTAGGCGAAAAACTACAGTGGCTGCAATCAAGATTGCAAGCACTTGAAGAACAAAAGCTACGCTTTATCAGGCAGATGTCTCACGAATTAAAAACGCCGCTTGCCAGTCTTCGTGAAGGGGCTGACCTTATGGAAGAGGAGATATTGGGCCCTTTAACTGACTCTCAGCGAGAGATCGTAATGATATTGCAAGACAAAGGGCTTCAACTCCAACGGATTATCGAGAACTTATTAGATTTTAATGGTTTGAAGCATCAGCGAAGTATTCTTGTGAGCCAGTTTGATTTGCGAAAACTCGTCGATGAAGTGCTTCGCGAACACCGTTTGGATATTCAGCGTGCAGATCTTCATTACTGCTTAGATGGCCATGAACTGATGGTATCTGCCGATAAAGTAAAGCTGCGTACGTTATTAGGTAATCTGATATCCAACGCCACTTACTACAGCTTACCCCCTTCCAGAATGTGGCTTAGCTGGTGGGCCACTGAGCAAGACTTAATATTACAAATCGCAAACCATGGCATTGCCATACCTGAAGAAGATCAAGCGCGTATATTTCTGCCTTTTGAGCAGGGGCGTCAGCCTAGATCAGGCACGATTAAAGGGTCTGGTATAGGGTTGTCGGTAGCAAAAGAGTATGCGCTTATGCATGGCGGTACATTACAGTTAGTCGAGCATCCTCAGGCAGAGGTTTGTTTTCAATTGCAGGTGCCGTTGGTATCAAAAGACTGCACCTATCAGATGGAAAGCTCCTATGAAGTGGATAGCCCTTATGATGCCGATAGCAGCTATGTGGCGACTAACGCGGATGAAACATATCTCGCAAACAAAGTCTCTCAAGATAAAAGGTAA
- a CDS encoding sensor domain-containing diguanylate cyclase — MALSPLDSTALLHNLQTGVVVHAVNTEIIYANPQALKLLNLSEAQACGVTAFDDQWHFIDKFNRAIPPEQFPVNRVIRTKKTQSGIEIGICDSATKEVTWVLCNAYPELTSNNEISQVIVTFLDITQQKKDISFEDIVGLANDIIIVTEAMTSPDSEETIVYVNEAFTALTGYTKEEVIGKTPRILQGDETSVNTKREIRQSLDQHLAIRAQLINYSKSGKKYWLDMNIFPLKNNVGEVTHFAAIERDITTQKNNEDALKEQSIRDSLTTLFNRRGFFEVANSHIIQSKRKRSPLTVVMIDIDHFKKINDQYGHDTGDKALQHLSLLMNAYFRKSDIIGRVGGEEFAVLMPDSDIDAAVKRTQEFLVYLSKHPLYIDTHGTIAFTISAGVTELNESIQDASNILIEADLELYQAKHAGRNRVSYSKKSLNN; from the coding sequence TTGGCACTTTCACCATTAGATTCAACGGCTTTATTGCACAACCTTCAAACGGGCGTTGTCGTTCATGCCGTTAACACTGAAATAATCTATGCAAACCCGCAGGCATTAAAACTATTAAACTTGAGTGAAGCGCAAGCTTGTGGTGTAACGGCGTTTGATGATCAATGGCACTTTATCGATAAGTTCAATCGTGCTATTCCCCCTGAACAGTTTCCCGTTAACCGAGTTATTCGCACCAAAAAAACACAATCTGGCATAGAAATAGGTATCTGCGATAGCGCTACCAAAGAGGTGACATGGGTTCTATGTAATGCATACCCTGAACTGACTAGCAATAACGAAATATCACAAGTCATTGTTACCTTCTTAGATATTACACAACAAAAGAAAGATATTTCATTTGAAGATATCGTTGGCTTAGCCAATGACATTATTATAGTGACGGAGGCTATGACAAGCCCAGACTCAGAAGAAACAATTGTCTATGTAAATGAAGCCTTTACAGCGTTAACGGGCTATACAAAAGAAGAGGTTATTGGTAAAACGCCCCGCATCCTCCAAGGTGACGAGACAAGCGTTAATACTAAGAGAGAAATCAGACAATCGCTCGATCAACACTTAGCAATACGGGCCCAGCTTATTAACTACTCCAAATCGGGAAAAAAGTATTGGCTGGATATGAATATATTCCCGTTAAAGAATAACGTTGGTGAAGTAACCCACTTTGCAGCCATTGAGCGAGATATTACAACACAAAAGAATAATGAAGATGCTTTAAAAGAACAAAGCATCCGGGACTCCTTAACCACATTATTCAATCGGCGTGGTTTTTTCGAAGTTGCGAACTCCCATATCATTCAATCTAAAAGAAAGCGCTCTCCGCTAACGGTTGTGATGATAGATATTGATCATTTTAAAAAAATTAACGATCAATATGGGCATGATACCGGCGATAAAGCCCTCCAGCACCTTAGCCTATTGATGAACGCATATTTCCGGAAAAGTGACATTATTGGGAGGGTGGGTGGAGAAGAGTTTGCTGTTTTAATGCCTGATTCAGATATAGATGCCGCCGTCAAAAGGACTCAAGAGTTCCTAGTATACTTGTCAAAACACCCGTTATATATCGACACTCATGGCACAATAGCATTCACCATAAGCGCGGGCGTTACAGAGTTAAATGAGTCTATTCAAGATGCATCAAATATACTCATAGAAGCAGACTTGGAACTTTACCAAGCCAAGCATGCAGGCCGAAACCGAGTGTCTTATTCAAAAAAATCTCTTAATAACTAA
- a CDS encoding GAF domain-containing sensor histidine kinase yields the protein MKYPSFVDDQAYIDMDATMPEVDQLRAMLNNLTRIHLLTANKFDSFDDLIREYLIAGIDVFGLETGIVSEIDEDGRYHVCDVVSPLEELEKGQVFELNDTYCREVVRSHQVLGFPEVGALAFMNCHPVYLNLKLEAYLSAPIFVGEKLFGTLNFTSIKPRVRGFSIQEHNLIKLMANSIGAFILLRNNNDKLVALNDRMKRLVGYVSHDLRNPLGSIISLSKLAMREGLSKERLQDIVRALVDPAEKALELVSSILEYAALGTGKITLDKQVVCAQTMLEEAVNSVSHFILDSNVAVKYSCDASLKVECDANRMHQTLTNLLINAVKYSPENSYILLSAEEENGGCEIKITNNVVKNGENESLESQSVYGSVGFGLDIVNEVLNAHGVTMTKHQTPTHFTIAFNFPLA from the coding sequence ATGAAATACCCCTCATTTGTTGATGATCAGGCTTATATAGACATGGATGCCACCATGCCTGAAGTTGATCAACTGCGAGCGATGCTTAATAACCTAACGCGAATTCATTTACTGACAGCAAACAAATTTGATAGCTTTGATGACCTCATCCGAGAGTATTTGATAGCAGGTATCGATGTTTTTGGTTTAGAAACGGGGATCGTCAGTGAAATTGATGAGGATGGACGCTACCACGTGTGTGATGTGGTGAGCCCGCTAGAGGAACTAGAAAAAGGGCAGGTATTTGAGCTCAATGATACCTATTGTCGTGAAGTTGTTCGTAGTCATCAAGTGTTGGGGTTTCCTGAAGTGGGTGCGCTAGCGTTTATGAATTGCCATCCTGTTTATCTGAACCTTAAATTAGAAGCTTATCTTTCTGCCCCTATTTTTGTGGGCGAAAAACTGTTTGGTACATTGAACTTTACATCAATAAAACCAAGAGTTAGAGGGTTCTCGATTCAAGAGCACAATCTAATTAAGTTAATGGCTAACTCAATTGGCGCATTCATTTTATTAAGAAATAATAATGATAAATTGGTCGCATTGAATGACCGCATGAAACGCCTTGTGGGTTACGTTTCGCATGATTTGAGAAACCCGCTGGGGTCTATCATCAGCCTCTCTAAATTGGCCATGAGAGAAGGGCTAAGTAAAGAACGCCTACAAGATATTGTGCGTGCGTTAGTTGACCCTGCAGAAAAGGCTTTGGAGCTTGTTTCATCAATACTTGAGTATGCAGCGTTAGGCACCGGCAAGATCACCTTGGATAAGCAAGTGGTGTGTGCACAAACGATGCTTGAAGAAGCGGTAAATTCAGTTTCTCACTTTATCTTAGATTCAAATGTCGCCGTAAAATATAGCTGTGATGCATCTTTAAAGGTCGAATGTGATGCCAATCGAATGCATCAAACGTTAACCAATTTGCTAATCAACGCGGTTAAGTATTCGCCCGAAAATAGCTATATTTTATTGAGTGCCGAAGAAGAAAACGGAGGCTGCGAAATAAAAATCACCAATAATGTGGTTAAAAACGGAGAGAACGAAAGCCTAGAGTCTCAAAGTGTTTATGGTTCTGTGGGGTTTGGCTTAGATATCGTCAATGAAGTGCTAAATGCGCATGGGGTTACTATGACGAAGCACCAAACGCCGACTCACTTTACGATCGCCTTTAACTTTCCTTTAGCTTAA
- a CDS encoding YbgA family protein: MNTQSIIATDQPSSNGNINIGLSACLAGQEVRFNGGHTQSRLCLNVLSQHFNYKTFCPEVAAGFSTPRPAMRLTGNPERPKLSFSNDDTVDLTDQLTRGFKDKLSQFEALDGYILMKKSPSCGLERIKVYQENGHPHETRVKGLFAEALQKRYPLMPIEEEGRLHDAKLYENFVLRVYAYHDFRTEILAAPSVGKLITFHSRYKYMLMAHNQSAYKQLGRLLGTAKKEQIQLLVDQYFALFMTALSEPASTKNHTNTLLHILGYLRKSIPSQARQSIADVILKYNQGVLPLITPLTLLKHYLDQYGSEYIQNQRYLAPYPESLGLANQL, translated from the coding sequence TGAACACTCAATCTATTATTGCAACAGACCAACCATCGTCTAATGGAAACATTAATATTGGGCTTAGTGCCTGTCTTGCAGGTCAAGAGGTGCGTTTTAACGGCGGGCATACTCAGTCACGATTATGTCTTAATGTGTTGAGCCAGCATTTCAATTATAAAACCTTTTGCCCTGAAGTGGCCGCAGGGTTTAGTACACCCAGACCCGCTATGAGACTTACAGGTAACCCCGAACGCCCTAAGTTGTCATTTAGCAATGATGACACCGTCGATTTAACAGACCAACTGACCCGCGGTTTTAAAGATAAGTTGTCGCAGTTTGAAGCGCTAGATGGCTATATTTTAATGAAAAAGTCACCAAGTTGTGGCTTAGAGAGAATAAAGGTTTACCAAGAAAATGGTCATCCTCATGAAACAAGAGTAAAAGGGCTTTTTGCCGAAGCGCTACAAAAACGCTACCCATTAATGCCCATTGAAGAAGAAGGCCGTCTGCACGATGCCAAGCTATATGAAAACTTTGTGTTAAGAGTGTATGCCTATCATGATTTTCGTACTGAAATATTAGCCGCGCCTAGTGTGGGTAAGCTCATCACCTTTCATAGCCGATATAAGTACATGCTAATGGCACATAACCAAAGTGCTTATAAACAATTAGGGCGACTACTAGGCACGGCTAAGAAAGAACAGATTCAGCTGTTGGTTGACCAGTATTTTGCGTTATTTATGACGGCCTTGTCTGAGCCTGCGAGCACGAAGAATCATACGAATACGTTACTTCATATATTAGGTTACTTACGAAAGTCGATTCCTTCTCAGGCCAGACAAAGCATTGCAGATGTGATCCTTAAATATAACCAAGGGGTGCTGCCTTTGATTACGCCGTTAACCTTATTGAAGCATTATCTCGATCAATACGGATCAGAATATATTCAAAACCAACGGTATCTAGCGCCCTACCCTGAGTCATTAGGGTTGGCTAATCAGCTATAA